A stretch of Deinococcus radiotolerans DNA encodes these proteins:
- a CDS encoding MBL fold metallo-hydrolase: MTDAVPLTALHVTSGGTRVYTLPVRAFPNFRANVYLVVRGDPHAPAYAALVDTGGAGPDSLGDLRAGLASVRDGYGEAVGLDTLGRIVITHPHPDHLGGLSALREHTEAPVAAFHSAVPFIEQPGAIRAAWLMQPDAQAVWLGLPPGSELDGRIRRRGSNLSVPRALPVATPLRDGDVLDDLLHVIHTPGHEGN; this comes from the coding sequence ATGACCGATGCTGTCCCTCTTACCGCGCTGCACGTGACGAGTGGCGGCACGCGCGTGTACACGTTGCCGGTGCGGGCCTTTCCGAATTTCCGCGCGAACGTGTACCTAGTCGTGCGCGGAGACCCGCACGCCCCGGCGTATGCGGCGCTGGTGGATACCGGTGGGGCTGGCCCGGACAGCCTGGGTGACCTGCGGGCGGGCCTTGCGTCGGTGCGGGATGGGTACGGCGAGGCAGTGGGCCTGGACACCCTGGGTCGGATCGTGATCACGCATCCACACCCGGATCATCTGGGCGGCCTGAGCGCCCTGCGGGAGCACACGGAGGCACCCGTGGCGGCCTTCCACTCGGCGGTGCCGTTCATTGAGCAGCCCGGCGCGATTCGCGCGGCGTGGCTGATGCAACCCGATGCGCAGGCCGTCTGGCTAGGGCTGCCGCCCGGCAGCGAACTGGACGGCCGTATCCGCCGCCGGGGCTCGAACCTCAGCGTGCCCCGTGCCCTCCCGGTCGCCACGCCCCTGCGCGACGGGGACGTGCTGGACGACCTGCTACACGTCATCCACACGCCGGGTCATGAGGGGAACTAG